One window of Arthrobacter oryzae genomic DNA carries:
- the gltX gene encoding glutamate--tRNA ligase: MTTPSVSHAVSSPAATTETPVRVRFCPSPTGTPHVGLIRTALFNWAYARHTQGTFVFRIEDTDAARDSEESYEQLLEALKWLGISWEEGVETGGPHEPYRQSQRLDLYKDVVAKLLEAGYAYECYSSPEEVEARHRAAGRDPKLGYDNFDRNLSAEQVAAFKAEGREPVLRVRMPDEDVTFTDMVRGEITFKAGSIPDYVIVRADGSPLYTLVNPVDDALMGITHVLRGEDLLSSTPRQVVLIRALMEIGVASYMPVFGHLPYVMGEGNKKLSKRDPQSNLFLLRDRGFIPEGLLNYLSLLGWSLSADEDIFTVEQLIEHFDVHDVLANPARFDIKKAEAINGTHIRMLEADDFRGRLVPYLRAANLVGDTLTAREEEILAEAAPLIQERIALLGEAPEMISFLFKNDDAIDVADDARKGLPENLTEVLDAAIAALDAVADWTAENIQAALKQALVEDLGIKPRLAFGPVRTAISGRRISPPLFESMVILGKKSSLARLHAFRG, translated from the coding sequence ATGACTACTCCTTCTGTGTCCCACGCTGTCTCCAGTCCTGCCGCCACCACCGAGACCCCGGTCCGGGTGCGGTTCTGCCCGTCACCCACCGGCACCCCGCACGTGGGCCTGATCCGCACGGCGCTATTCAACTGGGCCTACGCCCGGCACACCCAAGGCACGTTTGTCTTCCGCATTGAGGACACGGACGCGGCCCGGGATTCGGAGGAGAGCTACGAGCAGTTGCTCGAGGCCCTGAAGTGGCTGGGCATTTCATGGGAAGAAGGCGTGGAAACGGGCGGACCGCACGAGCCGTACCGCCAGTCACAGCGCCTGGACCTCTACAAGGACGTAGTGGCCAAACTGCTGGAAGCCGGCTACGCCTACGAGTGCTACTCATCGCCGGAGGAAGTGGAAGCACGCCACCGGGCTGCCGGCCGAGACCCGAAGCTGGGCTACGACAACTTTGACCGCAACCTGAGCGCCGAGCAGGTTGCCGCGTTCAAGGCTGAAGGCCGCGAACCGGTGCTCCGTGTCCGGATGCCCGATGAGGACGTCACCTTCACCGACATGGTGCGCGGCGAAATCACTTTCAAGGCCGGAAGCATCCCGGACTATGTGATTGTCCGCGCTGACGGCTCGCCGCTGTACACCCTGGTGAACCCCGTGGACGACGCCCTCATGGGGATCACCCACGTCCTGCGAGGCGAGGACCTGCTCTCCTCCACCCCCCGCCAGGTGGTGCTGATCCGCGCCCTGATGGAGATCGGCGTCGCAAGCTACATGCCGGTGTTCGGCCACCTTCCCTACGTCATGGGGGAGGGCAACAAGAAGCTGTCCAAGCGTGACCCTCAGTCCAACCTGTTCCTCCTCCGGGACCGCGGATTTATTCCGGAGGGCCTGCTCAACTACCTTTCCCTGCTGGGCTGGAGCCTGTCTGCTGACGAAGACATTTTCACGGTGGAACAGCTCATCGAGCACTTCGATGTCCACGACGTCCTGGCCAACCCGGCACGCTTCGACATCAAGAAAGCCGAAGCGATCAACGGCACCCATATCCGGATGCTCGAAGCGGATGACTTCAGGGGCCGCCTCGTCCCGTACCTCCGCGCAGCCAACCTGGTAGGGGACACTCTGACCGCGCGCGAAGAAGAGATCCTCGCTGAGGCGGCACCGCTGATCCAGGAGCGCATCGCTTTGCTGGGCGAGGCGCCGGAGATGATTTCCTTCCTGTTCAAGAACGACGACGCCATCGACGTCGCGGATGACGCCCGCAAGGGACTTCCGGAAAACCTCACCGAGGTGCTTGACGCCGCGATCGCAGCCCTGGACGCCGTCGCCGACTGGACTGCCGAGAACATTCAGGCCGCCCTGAAGCAGGCGCTTGTGGAGGATCTTGGCATCAAGCCGAGGCTGGCCTTTGGTCCCGTCCGGACAGCCATTTCCGGGCGCCGGATTTCCCCGCCGTTGTTTGAATCCATGGTCATCCTGGGCAAGAAATCCTCACTGGCCCGCCTGCACGCTTTCCGCGGCTGA
- a CDS encoding HAD family hydrolase, with the protein MTAMRGDGGRVLHTGFGVVRGVLFDIDDTLVDLEYAMTTALRDVSEHLLPGLDQAGWEKFGRIFTHETTHFYDRYLAGELTFNEQRLLRGRAALGHFGVELEEGEESHAWVTSYAALQHGYVRAFEDVAPVLDALDDAGIPYGAVSNNVHDYQRVKLDTAGLQRITVLVGTDTVGVPKPDPAIYLEGVRLLGSSAAETLYVGDNRLLDAEGSTAAGLLGVWLNRSGETESAFSGHQVGSLAELLG; encoded by the coding sequence ATGACGGCCATGCGCGGCGACGGCGGTCGTGTCCTGCACACGGGCTTCGGCGTGGTCCGGGGTGTCCTGTTTGATATTGATGACACCCTGGTTGACCTCGAATACGCCATGACCACGGCGCTGCGTGATGTCAGCGAACATCTCCTGCCCGGCCTGGACCAGGCCGGGTGGGAGAAATTCGGGCGCATCTTTACGCACGAGACCACGCATTTCTACGACCGCTACCTGGCCGGTGAGCTGACCTTCAACGAGCAGCGTCTCCTCCGCGGCCGGGCAGCCCTGGGGCACTTCGGAGTGGAACTGGAAGAAGGGGAGGAATCCCATGCCTGGGTTACCTCCTACGCGGCCCTGCAACACGGCTACGTCCGTGCCTTCGAGGACGTAGCACCGGTCCTGGACGCCCTTGACGACGCCGGAATCCCGTACGGAGCGGTGAGCAACAACGTACACGACTACCAGCGGGTGAAGCTGGATACTGCCGGCCTGCAACGGATCACGGTGCTGGTGGGGACGGATACGGTGGGCGTGCCCAAGCCGGACCCGGCCATCTACCTCGAGGGCGTCCGCCTCCTCGGCAGCAGCGCCGCGGAGACACTCTATGTGGGCGACAACCGCCTGCTGGACGCGGAAGGTTCGACGGCGGCGGGCCTACTGGGTGTGTGGCTGAATCGAAGCGGCGAAACCGAGTCCGCCTTTTCAGGTCACCAGGTTGGATCGCTCGCCGAGCTGCTGGGGTAG
- a CDS encoding DUF1304 family protein encodes MTGFLQVLGVVFGVLLILVGILESFFFRDQRFYRLFLINPEDMDAVRMWTFNLGFYNMTWGVGAIVGAVMLAGPDAAAGRALLLFTSLGHVLLGIILVLSERRLWASAIAEAVLPAVIAVLLFA; translated from the coding sequence ATGACCGGGTTTCTTCAGGTTCTGGGTGTCGTCTTCGGAGTTCTGCTGATCCTCGTGGGAATCCTGGAGTCCTTCTTCTTCCGGGACCAACGCTTTTACCGGCTCTTCCTTATCAATCCGGAGGACATGGACGCCGTTCGCATGTGGACGTTCAATCTGGGGTTTTACAACATGACCTGGGGAGTGGGCGCAATCGTTGGCGCCGTCATGCTGGCCGGCCCGGATGCCGCCGCCGGACGGGCGCTGTTGCTCTTCACGAGCCTGGGCCATGTACTGCTGGGCATCATTTTGGTGCTGTCGGAGCGGCGGCTGTGGGCGAGCGCCATTGCCGAAGCCGTGCTGCCGGCGGTCATCGCGGTACTACTGTTCGCGTGA
- a CDS encoding MBL fold metallo-hydrolase: protein MVSSTELARFRLAPNPGPMSLHGTNSYVIAAPGAAGTVVVDPGPLDEPHLQELARAGAVELILITHRHADHTAAAARFAELTGAPVRAKDPAHCHGGSPLVDGEVIHAAGTEIRVLATPGHTSDSVCFHLPQDGPRGSVLTGDTILGMGTTVLDYPDGTLGDYLASLDRLERLGPATVLPAHGPMLPALDTIVRAYRDHREDRLGQIRSALENLGPGAEVAEVADAVYAAVDPSVRPAAELSVAAQLHYLRLGSSTLHEPPG from the coding sequence ATGGTAAGCAGCACAGAACTTGCCCGCTTCAGGCTGGCCCCCAACCCCGGGCCGATGAGCCTGCACGGGACCAACTCCTATGTCATCGCGGCTCCCGGGGCGGCAGGCACTGTTGTGGTGGATCCGGGACCGCTGGATGAGCCGCACCTGCAGGAACTGGCGCGGGCCGGCGCCGTCGAGCTTATCCTGATCACGCACCGCCACGCGGACCACACAGCCGCGGCCGCCCGCTTCGCCGAACTGACCGGGGCGCCGGTGCGGGCGAAGGATCCTGCGCACTGCCACGGAGGAAGCCCGCTGGTGGACGGTGAAGTCATCCACGCCGCCGGCACCGAGATCCGGGTGCTGGCGACCCCCGGCCATACGTCGGATTCGGTCTGCTTCCATCTCCCGCAGGACGGTCCGCGCGGTTCGGTCCTCACCGGCGACACGATCCTGGGCATGGGAACCACTGTCCTTGACTATCCCGACGGCACGCTGGGTGACTACCTTGCTTCACTGGACAGGCTGGAGCGGCTGGGCCCTGCCACCGTCCTCCCGGCCCACGGACCGATGCTGCCCGCCCTGGATACCATCGTCCGTGCTTACCGGGACCACCGCGAGGACCGCCTCGGGCAAATACGCTCGGCACTCGAGAACCTGGGACCAGGCGCCGAGGTGGCCGAGGTGGCCGACGCCGTGTATGCCGCCGTCGATCCTTCCGTCCGGCCCGCGGCGGAACTGTCCGTGGCCGCGCAGCTGCATTACCTGCGCCTCGGCAGCAGCACGCTGCACGAACCGCCGGGATAA
- a CDS encoding dynamin family protein has translation MTSPSESSPPGTAAQNVRAAAAVELLEAVRRDLSAAVLPLALPGADAARLDVRNALAQLDDYILPRFRSLDAPLLAVVGGSTGAGKSTLVNALVGHPVTRAGAIRPTTRQPILLHHPADSGWFEDQRVLPNLSRIRGTVVDTPLPANRAGAAPDAASISSLVLVGHPAVPQGIALLDAPDVDSVSDDNRKLAGQLLAAADLWVFVTTANRYADAVPWKLLLDAASRDIMVAVVLDRVPPAAEAEVSTDLRTMLQREGLGAARLFIIPEVTLDGLGMLPSAAVEPLGRWVRELAADAAGRADIARRTLNGTVRALGGRVAALAQASLEQQQSRDVLAGDARAAYRDAAARILDATRDGALLRGEVLARWQDFVGTGEFFRILEQNIGRMRDRMGAFFRGEPAPAVKVETAIETGLQAVIMDEAANAAEDTDRRWRSDPAGRQLLGTDDFSGTSAGFPDRVAAEIRAWQGALLELIRTEGQGKRTQARWLSFGVNGLGAALMIVVFSMTAGLTGLEIGVAGGTAVVGQRLLEAVFGEDAVRRLAQTAREDLNSRCRKLLEAEQQRFLDRLDFDAGVTPEALSGHARALLRLGEPA, from the coding sequence GTGACGTCCCCATCTGAGAGTTCACCCCCGGGCACTGCCGCGCAGAATGTGCGGGCGGCCGCGGCCGTGGAACTGCTCGAAGCTGTCCGCCGCGACCTTAGTGCGGCGGTTCTCCCGCTCGCACTGCCCGGCGCGGACGCGGCCCGCCTCGATGTCAGGAATGCGCTGGCGCAGCTTGACGACTACATCCTTCCGCGCTTCCGCAGCCTGGACGCTCCGCTGCTGGCGGTGGTCGGGGGATCAACCGGTGCCGGAAAATCAACCCTGGTCAACGCCCTTGTGGGCCATCCTGTCACCAGGGCGGGTGCGATCCGGCCCACCACCAGGCAGCCGATCCTGCTTCACCACCCGGCGGACTCCGGGTGGTTCGAGGACCAGCGCGTGCTGCCGAACCTGAGCCGCATCAGGGGCACGGTGGTGGATACGCCGTTGCCCGCAAACCGGGCCGGAGCCGCGCCGGACGCCGCATCAATTTCCTCCCTGGTGCTTGTGGGCCACCCGGCGGTGCCGCAAGGAATCGCTCTTTTGGACGCTCCCGACGTGGACTCCGTCTCGGATGACAACAGGAAGCTTGCGGGTCAATTGCTCGCCGCAGCCGACCTCTGGGTGTTCGTGACAACGGCCAACCGCTACGCCGACGCCGTGCCCTGGAAGCTGCTCCTTGACGCAGCGTCCAGGGACATCATGGTGGCGGTGGTCCTGGACCGCGTGCCGCCGGCCGCCGAAGCGGAGGTCAGTACGGACCTCCGGACGATGCTCCAGCGGGAGGGCCTCGGCGCAGCACGCCTGTTCATTATTCCGGAGGTCACCCTGGACGGCCTTGGCATGCTGCCCTCAGCGGCTGTGGAGCCCCTCGGGCGCTGGGTGCGCGAGCTGGCGGCGGACGCCGCAGGGAGGGCCGACATTGCCCGTCGGACACTGAACGGCACTGTACGGGCCCTGGGCGGCCGCGTGGCCGCCCTCGCCCAGGCTTCCCTGGAGCAGCAGCAATCGCGTGATGTCCTGGCCGGAGATGCCCGTGCCGCTTACCGGGACGCCGCTGCCCGGATTCTGGACGCTACGCGGGACGGGGCCCTGCTGCGCGGCGAAGTGCTTGCGCGGTGGCAGGATTTCGTAGGCACCGGGGAGTTCTTCCGTATCCTGGAGCAGAACATCGGGCGTATGCGGGACCGAATGGGTGCGTTTTTCCGCGGGGAGCCGGCTCCGGCGGTCAAGGTGGAAACAGCCATTGAAACGGGGCTGCAGGCGGTGATCATGGACGAAGCCGCCAACGCGGCCGAGGATACAGACCGGCGCTGGCGCTCAGACCCTGCCGGACGCCAGCTGCTGGGTACGGACGACTTTTCAGGCACCAGCGCAGGCTTCCCGGACCGGGTGGCGGCAGAGATCCGCGCTTGGCAGGGCGCCCTGTTGGAGCTCATCCGCACTGAGGGGCAGGGCAAGCGCACGCAGGCCCGGTGGCTGTCCTTCGGGGTCAACGGGCTCGGGGCCGCCCTCATGATTGTGGTTTTCTCGATGACTGCCGGGCTCACCGGACTGGAGATCGGCGTGGCGGGCGGTACCGCCGTCGTCGGCCAAAGGCTCCTGGAGGCCGTCTTCGGCGAGGACGCAGTGCGGCGGCTTGCGCAAACTGCCCGCGAGGACCTGAACTCGCGGTGCCGCAAGCTGCTGGAGGCCGAACAGCAGCGTTTCCTTGACCGCCTTGACTTCGATGCAGGGGTGACACCCGAAGCCCTCTCGGGCCATGCCCGAGCACTGCTGCGACTTGGGGAGCCGGCATGA
- a CDS encoding fumarylacetoacetate hydrolase family protein has translation MRIARFVADSDPLYGVVEGESGSEEVTVIKGDPFFNGVERSTVKYKLEDVRLLAPIIPRSKVVGVGRNFVEHAKELGNDVPQHPLLFLKPNTSVVGPNDPIVLPEFSDEVSFEAELCVVIGRICKDVPEDRVDDVIFGYTCGNDLTARDVQKTDLQWARAKGFDTSAPLGPWIETELDTEDLRIQGWLNGELRQDGSTSQMIRGVRELVSVVSQAFTLLPGDVIMTGTPAGVGLVAAGDRFDVEIEGIGRLSNPVVRR, from the coding sequence ATGCGTATCGCCCGTTTTGTAGCTGATTCTGATCCCCTTTACGGCGTTGTCGAAGGCGAGTCCGGCAGTGAGGAAGTCACTGTCATCAAGGGCGACCCCTTCTTCAACGGCGTTGAACGCAGCACCGTAAAGTACAAGCTCGAGGACGTGCGGCTGCTTGCCCCCATCATTCCGCGCAGCAAAGTGGTGGGCGTCGGACGCAACTTCGTTGAGCACGCCAAGGAGCTCGGCAACGACGTGCCGCAGCACCCGCTGCTGTTCCTCAAGCCGAATACCTCGGTGGTGGGCCCCAACGATCCCATCGTGCTGCCGGAATTCTCGGACGAGGTCTCCTTCGAAGCCGAGCTGTGCGTGGTGATCGGCCGGATCTGCAAGGACGTTCCCGAGGACCGTGTCGACGACGTCATCTTCGGCTACACCTGCGGAAACGACCTGACGGCCCGCGATGTCCAGAAGACGGACCTTCAGTGGGCCCGCGCCAAAGGCTTCGACACTTCCGCGCCGCTCGGCCCGTGGATCGAGACTGAACTCGACACCGAAGACCTCCGGATCCAGGGCTGGCTCAACGGTGAACTTCGCCAGGACGGCAGCACGAGCCAGATGATCCGCGGCGTCCGTGAGCTCGTCTCGGTGGTGTCGCAGGCCTTTACGTTGCTTCCCGGCGACGTGATTATGACCGGCACGCCTGCCGGTGTGGGACTGGTGGCGGCCGGCGATCGTTTCGACGTCGAGATCGAAGGCATCGGGCGCCTGTCCAACCCGGTGGTCCGGCGCTAG